GTCCCGTGCGGTGTCGGGCAAACACCGCAGATTCTCTGTGCGAAATGCCACGAGTCGCGCGGGTCGCGACCCTTCATGAATATCTCAAATCCCCGGAAGAGGGTGGCGGTGTTCCACGCATCGGTCACTTTCCCGTTTTCTACAACCGCAGTTATGCGCAGATGCCCCTCGATTCTCGTAACTGGATCGATAACTACTTTTGCCATTATTTTTTGCCCCCCTTCGGTTTATATGTCTTTTCCCCGCCCGGTTCTTTTTCAGGAGGGCCGCCGTGGCCTAACCGGCCGGTTGCCGCCTGGCCGATAAAGTGTGCGCCAAGACCGACCGCCGTTGCAACACCCAGAACTTCACCGATTGTCGTTGTCGATATGCCCGCTACCGGTGGGTGTACGTCGGCAACCTCTTGTGTAAACGGAGTAAGGTTGTCCCAGAAGCTGGGCTCGGCACAGCCGATGCATGGCCCGTTATGGACGCACCAGCTAATGTGGCCGTTCCACCGGGTAACCGGGCATGGAGCAAACGTCTTCGGCCCCTTGCAGCCGACTTTGAACCAGCAAAATTCCTTTTGCGTATTGGCGTCGCCAAAGGTTTCGACAAACTCGCCCGCCTCGAAATGAGCACGGCGCTCGCAGTTGTCGTGAACCGTTTGCCCGTAGAGAAATAGTGGTCGTCCTATGGAATCAAGGTCTGGAAGTTTGTTGAAGTGCAGTACATATACCAGCGTCGCCAGCATATCCTCCGCATTACCCGGGCACCGCGCGATATTGATAACAGTCGGGTTTGCGATTCCCGCCTTTTTGAGCGCCTCGGTCGTGCCGACCGCCCCGGTCGGGTTCGGTGCGGCCGCCTGGATATTCCCATAGCAAGCGCAGTTTCCGATAGCGATTGTAGCCTTCGCCTTTTTGTACGTTGCCGCAAAAATCTCTTGAGCGGTCTTACCATGAACAGTGATTGCCTTAGGAACCCCTTCGGCAACCGCACCTTCAACTACATAGTAGAAGCCGCCGGCATTGACCGTCTCGTCAAAACTCTTTTCTGCCTGGTCGCCTGCAGGAGCCATAGCAGTTTCCAGGTAATTGAGCGAAATATCCCGAAGGATTAAGTTCGCTACATCCGGCGTCCTGCTCTGTAAGAGACTAACCGCGCAGCCGGTGCATTCCATGAACTGCGACCAAATAACCGCAGGGCGCTTTGCGAGTGCATCGAGGGCTTCGGCGATCTGCGGCGCCGCCGCCTCCCCCGCCCCGATAATCACGGCAAGCGTCGTGCAATACTTCAGAAAATCTCGCCGCGAGATACCGGGAAAAGATGGTATCTTTCCGTCCAATATATTCCACCCCCCCATTAAGATAAGTCCGCTCCGAAGACGCCCTTTTATACCTAGAAACTTTGCCCGGCATAAGTGGGCCACCTAAGAATGTAGTTGGTCGCTATATACCCACTCAGTCTGTTTTTCAACACATTCTCGAGATGCTTTAAAGTATGTGGCAAGGCATAATGTTGTGGAGCTAGCAGGCGCTTTTCAAGTAAAATTCGCAGTAAAGAGCAGGGGTTAGAGCGTGATACCAAATACCTCCAGCTCTTCGAGTACGAGTTCGCACACCCGGTTCATTGATGCTGCAACAGGCTCGGTGAGAATACAATCGTTCTCACGCACATCGCCCACTTGGATGCCAAAGACGACGACCTTAGGGCTAACCCCCATAAGCCTCGTATTGGTAATCAGATAAGAGACACCCATGCCGTGAGTATTGGTCGACCTAAGGTTGGTAATTCCCGCCTCGTCAGGATCGAATTTGAACATGGTTCCCGGCGCCACACCATTACCTGCATCGATCGCGTCGATAACGATGACAACATCGGATTCAAGAAAATGTCTGATAAGACCCATCCCTGCGGTACCGCCGGTAACCACATTAACGCCGTGCGAAGAAAGGACGGGAAGCAGGGCCTCTGCTACCGCAATGCCTATACCATCATCACCCATCAGCATGTTTCCAATGCCGATTACGCTGATTTTCGGCGCCTGCTTCCCATTAGCCATATATGTACCCCCTTGCGATGCTGTATATTAGTCAGTCGCCAGCGTAACTTAGACGAGAATTCCGCGAGCAGGTACGCTGCTCATTGCGCGGCCTGCCGCTTATATACCCCTGTCGCACGGTTTTTCAACCTACGCGTAAAGTACGCTCTTTTAAATACCGGCTATCGGTAAACGTTATGGGAAAATGAAACAGCAGGCCTTTGGCCTGCTGTTTCCTAGGGGGTTTTCATGAGAGCTACCGTGAAAGCTCTTTGCGTATATTACTGCATGAGGTTCTCGTATATTACTGCGTAAGTTCTTTCTTCCTTGCTGCGAACTCTTCCGTATCTATCTCTCCTCGGGCATATCTTTCTTTTAATATCTCGAGCGCCTTAGATTCACCGCCCGGTGCTACCGGTGCGGCGGGATGGCGCCCGCTGTACACACGTGCGGCATAAATAATTGCGCCGATGATGAGAGCCCAGAAAAGAAGCATTGAGATCATCATGACTAATCCTCCAATCTCAAAACCGCCCGGTGCTCCTTCAAAACCGTGCATCGCATAACCAAAACCGTGCATTTCCTATCACACTTCCTTTTAAAACGGTTAAGACGAATAATGCCGTCTCGTTATCTATTACTTTATGCTTTGTATATGAAGAAGATGTGAAGACGAAGTGTAGAGGTTGTGAATAATGTGCTTGCTTAAAGAATTATTCGCGTGACCAAATGAGGACGACCGGTTCATCGGCTATCTGTAAGAGCTCTTTTACGATTGGCGCACGCTGCTCCTCAAAGTGCCCATGCCAGCCGATGGCGATAAGGTCGTCGCCGTTTTCTAAAGCAAAACTATTCATTACCTGGGCGGGGGACCCCTCTCGTTCAAACAAACGCAAGTCAATCCCTGGCGGACGGTGTTTATAGAAGCGCTCGACAAATTCCGAAGCCCATGCCGGCCAATCGTAGCGCGGGTGATCGAGATACTGGGGGATAACAAGCGTACCCGGCTCAACCGGGCGTTTCTCTCCCATAACGCCGATGTTGAGTACGTCGACCTCAGCGCCCGTAAGCTCCGCGAGCCGGAACACTTGGTCCATTACTGCAGCTGCCGTCGGTGTACCGTCTTGCGGCACGACCATTTTACGCGGCGTCCAGGAAGCGTCGGGGATGAATTTCATGTCTGGGCGAATAACCATCACTGGGTCGACGGCGCGGGTGACAACACCAAACGTTTTGCTTCCAACCAGGTGCTCCGGATTATATGAGTAGCCATGACTCGACATCACTATCATCTTCGTATCTACGCCAGCGGCAAAACGCAACACACCATCGACAACATCCGACCCGATAATCTGGTGCAGTGAGAAATCCTTGATGTTGAGCTGTCCGAGTTTAAGATGCTCTATAAGCTCCATCTCGGAGAGCGGCTCACCGGTGACATGTACGATGTAAAGCACCGCGTTCATAATGCGCGCCATTGCTTGTGCTGCACCAAGTGCGTTTGTAGCGATTCCCGATCCATCAAGCGGCACAATTACCGCCGGTCTCTCTCTCATAACTCCCCTTAGTCTTGAGTAAACTCCTGCCATGCGCTGACATCCCATACCGCCCTATATACCGAATTTGACACCAGCTCCTTAGGCGGTCTTCCAAGTATCCCGACCACCGGTGGGGTACCGCTGCCTATGGTAAGTTTGATTCGCCGCTCGCGCTCGACATCAAAGTGCAGCTCTGTTCCTCTGTAAACCAATGTAAAGGTCAGGCGCTTCCATTGTGCGGGAATCTTTGGATAAACATAAAGGCCATCATCATGCATATGCACTCCGCCAAACCCCATAATAATCTGCTGCCATAAACCGCCAAGTGCGGCGCCGTGCACGCCACCGGCGGCATTACCCATATTATTTGATAGATCAATTGTACCGGCCTGGTGAAAATAACGCATAGCGAGCGCCTCAAGCCCGAGCCTGGCAGCAACAAGCCCGTAAATGCTGGGTGAAAGCGAGCTGCCGTGTGCGGTACGCCGTTCGTAATACTGATAATTTTCCTTTATGACTTGCTCGCTAAACTCATTGTCTAAGAGATACAAAAGCAGCACGACATCGGCCTGCTTAACGAGCCTGGACGCTGCGGTTTCTTCCCGCCCGAGAATGGTGTCGAGCGGCGCCGTATGCGGTTCAAAAGCGTATACATCTATATCCTTGAGCTTGAAATACCCTTCAAATTGCTCGATAATATTGCTGCCCTCATTCATATCACTGTACATGCGCGTCGCAACATCATCCCAGCGTACAAGCTCGGCATTGTCAAAGCTGACCTGATTCTTAAGCCCAAGCCATGCTTCCGGATGATGCGTTTTCATATATTCAACAGCATCGGCGGCGGCGCGGATATTCCATGCAGCCATCAGATTGGTGTAAATGCTATCATTTACGATCTCGTGGTACTCATCCGGACCTTCAACATTGTAAATGTGGTAAACGCCATCCTTCTTCTCAGCTCGACTAGCCCAGAAACGCGCTGTCTCTATTAAAATCTCGGCGCCCGCGGAAACAAAGAAGTCGTCATCACGTGTGGATGTCCAGTACGTCCATACGCCGTATGCAACCGCCGAGTTGATATGCTGCTCCATCTTCCCTGAGAGAATCAAGATGACCTCTCCGGTAGGGGCGATAACGTATTCGGGCGTCATCTCCTCGCCCGTACTTGTCGATTCCCAGGCGTATAAAGCGCCCTTAAGGCTGAGCTCTTTTGCCTCTTTTCGTGCCCCGGAAAGTGTGTGGTAACGATACATAAGCAGAGCTCGTGCCGTCGGCGGATGTGTATAAATAAAGAACGGGAGCATGAATACTTCGGTATCCCAAAAGACGTGCCCTTTGTAGATGGTGCCGGTCAGTGTACGTGCGCTGATCGAAACACGCCCATCAAACGGAGTTCCCGCGATTATCAGATGGTACGCGGCAAAATTCGCCCAAAGCTGTGCCTCCTCATCGCCTTCAATCGTGATAGCGGCGACATCCCACCGGCTCAACCATTCGTCGATACTTTCTAAAAACAACTCATTAAAGCCGCACTTCGCAAACTCGAGTACTTGTTGGCTTGCCATGCGCACCGGCTCATTTACATCGCGCGTAGTGTAAATGCTCACGAATTTCTCGATCTCGACAGCTTGCCCTACGTCGGCCTGCCAACGCCAATCCTCGCTCACGCCGTACGCATCCGTAAACGTTAGATATGCGGGGGACACCGTACCCTGTGCAACCCTACTGAACTGCGCCTGCGCTATGGTGATATCGGATTGCCGGGTCTTCGTCGTAATCAACACGCCTCTGCCGTCGCTCAATGTTCGCATCTCACCCGGTTTAAGCAAGATATCGGCACGTTGACAAACCTCGATTCCGGTTTCAACCCGTATCTCGCCGCGGTAGTTCTCCGGCTCTACTATGATCTTCATGGCGAATGCATGCGGGTTCGCAAGCGATGCAAAGCGCACGGTATGTACCCGGGTGATTTTACCGCCGTCACCGCGGTGCCGCCAGAATCGCCACATGGCGCCCTTTTTCATATCCAACATGCGGCGGTGCTCTATAACATTTCGTCCATTATCGAGCGCAAGCTGCTTACCGTCGACATATATCTTGCCGTACACCCAATCGGGAACAAGCACCAGCTCTTCGATTTCGCCCGGGGCCGTGCGATCGAATACCCCCGCTAAGAGCGTCCCCGGTTCAGATTCAGGGCGTCGCTCCTCAAGCGAGCCCCGCGTACCTAAATACCCGTTTCCAATAGTAAATAGCGATTCAATTTCGTGTTCTCTAAGCGGCTCGTATCCGTCATTGGTAAGTAAAAACGCCGGGTCTTCGGTAAGCGAAAGTTTACGCTGTAGCTCGACCTGGCCTCTAATAATTTCCAGAAAACACGCCGGTCCACCGCCGGTATGCAAAATACCTTCAGGAACACCGTTCGGCTCCTTGCCTACCGAGACATAGGTTATGCCGGGAATGTCCTTGAAGTATGTCCGGAAATCGCTTCCCTCAAAACCGGCGATCGGCCCAAACTCATCGCCAAGGACAAGGATATCCGTAAAGGGGATATTCCGCTTCTTGGCCAGATCGTTTATCACCCACATCATCGAGTCTGATTTATCGGTCAGCCCCACCTCGACGTGTTTGACATCGCTCGTAAGCCTCGCGTCATTAAGACCGAACTCACGCGAATACTTCTCGGCTAAACCGTACGCACCCTTAATCCCTTCAAGATACCCAGAATTTTTCAGCCGCTCTTCGGTCTTGACAAGCAACTCGCCGATTTGCGATTTGGGAGGATTCTCCCACTCCGGGATAAGGTCGATCTTTCGCCGGTTGAGGCGATTGTACACTATATCGATTGGTATATTTGTCTTGCTCTCGATATCGTGTTTTACCGCTTCGGCGACTTTGCTGAGGAGCTCTTCCTCTTTATCCGTCGCTTCACGGCGATAGAGAAGCACCGGTTCGGAATAGTCATCGAACCCGAAAACCTCCGACCCGCGATTGGTACAAATAAACAGGTTTTTCTTGTGCGGGCCGTTAATAAGTGAGCTGAACTGGCGATTGATGTTGCCAAAGTTAGTCCCCGTAATAACAACGATATAGACCCCAAATTTCAGAAGCTCTTCCAGAGTATGAGCGACTTCAGTGGCATCAACACTTCGATTTTCAACAGCTGTCCCATCCCAGTCAAACGCTATTATTTTATAGGGATGTTTCTCAATCTGTGGGAATTTGTTTAAGCACGTACTCAACGCGTGTACCCCGCTCCTTAGTTGATGTCATCAATATTACTATCCTTACCCAAATATGGCGGCCTTATACCGCCGTTTGGGTTACAGCCTGCCCCAGAAACGGTTGTTCGCAACTGCCGCCATTTCCAGCCGGAAATCATAAGGCATTATAGTAATGTATCCAAGTGTCTATATAAAGTGCAAGCGCGAAAATAAAGAATCTATCAGGTATTATATGCCTCATCGAAAAACCCGTATAACATGTATGCATTTAAGCAGTAGATGTGGATATGTAGCGTGATCCGCTGATGAGGCAAACCCGGAATACATTGGCCATCAAGGAGAACATCTAATGGCTATGGTATGAGAGGGTAAAGCTATGGCGCAGAACTAAATGCCTAAAAGAGATAGCATACCGAACAATAGCTAATATAGCACTAAGCGGCAGGGTGCTGGCTAGAACTGACAATAATCTTGTTTCTACCCGTTTTCTTCGCCCGATAGAGAGCCATATCGGCTTCCTTTATAACCTGCTGGCCGCTCCTTTCCTCACCGGCATCGGCAAAAGCGATACCGATACTGACAGAGTTATAAATCTCATTGCCCTCGTAAACGCAGGGCTGCTGTTCGATTGATGTCCTTATTCGCTCGGCAACAACCACAGCATCGTGCAACTCAATTTGCTCAAGCAACACGATAAACTCGTCGCCCGCGAAGCGAACAACAACATCATGCAAACGCTTATCCTGGATGATAATGCGGACTACGTGCTGCAAGACCGCGTCTCCCGCAAGATGCCCGTATGTATCGTTGATGCCTTTAAAGTTATCGATATCAAGAATCATGCAAGCGTAAGCGACTTTAGGATCTCTGCGATTCGCAAATTCTCCTTCAAAGTGCTCATCTAGGTAACGGCGGTTATAGACGCCGGTAAGCATATCCGTATAGCTGAGCGTTTCAAAATGCGACTTGACTTCTTCCGATTGAGACAACTGCTCAAGCAACAGGTTG
This window of the Candidatus Aquicultor sp. genome carries:
- a CDS encoding hydrogenase maturation protease, which translates into the protein MANGKQAPKISVIGIGNMLMGDDGIGIAVAEALLPVLSSHGVNVVTGGTAGMGLIRHFLESDVVIVIDAIDAGNGVAPGTMFKFDPDEAGITNLRSTNTHGMGVSYLITNTRLMGVSPKVVVFGIQVGDVRENDCILTEPVAASMNRVCELVLEELEVFGITL
- a CDS encoding hydrogenase small subunit, translating into MDGKIPSFPGISRRDFLKYCTTLAVIIGAGEAAAPQIAEALDALAKRPAVIWSQFMECTGCAVSLLQSRTPDVANLILRDISLNYLETAMAPAGDQAEKSFDETVNAGGFYYVVEGAVAEGVPKAITVHGKTAQEIFAATYKKAKATIAIGNCACYGNIQAAAPNPTGAVGTTEALKKAGIANPTVINIARCPGNAEDMLATLVYVLHFNKLPDLDSIGRPLFLYGQTVHDNCERRAHFEAGEFVETFGDANTQKEFCWFKVGCKGPKTFAPCPVTRWNGHISWCVHNGPCIGCAEPSFWDNLTPFTQEVADVHPPVAGISTTTIGEVLGVATAVGLGAHFIGQAATGRLGHGGPPEKEPGGEKTYKPKGGKK
- a CDS encoding SHOCT domain-containing protein: MHGFGYAMHGFEGAPGGFEIGGLVMMISMLLFWALIIGAIIYAARVYSGRHPAAPVAPGGESKALEILKERYARGEIDTEEFAARKKELTQ
- a CDS encoding glycosyl hydrolase family 65 protein, translating into MSTCLNKFPQIEKHPYKIIAFDWDGTAVENRSVDATEVAHTLEELLKFGVYIVVITGTNFGNINRQFSSLINGPHKKNLFICTNRGSEVFGFDDYSEPVLLYRREATDKEEELLSKVAEAVKHDIESKTNIPIDIVYNRLNRRKIDLIPEWENPPKSQIGELLVKTEERLKNSGYLEGIKGAYGLAEKYSREFGLNDARLTSDVKHVEVGLTDKSDSMMWVINDLAKKRNIPFTDILVLGDEFGPIAGFEGSDFRTYFKDIPGITYVSVGKEPNGVPEGILHTGGGPACFLEIIRGQVELQRKLSLTEDPAFLLTNDGYEPLREHEIESLFTIGNGYLGTRGSLEERRPESEPGTLLAGVFDRTAPGEIEELVLVPDWVYGKIYVDGKQLALDNGRNVIEHRRMLDMKKGAMWRFWRHRGDGGKITRVHTVRFASLANPHAFAMKIIVEPENYRGEIRVETGIEVCQRADILLKPGEMRTLSDGRGVLITTKTRQSDITIAQAQFSRVAQGTVSPAYLTFTDAYGVSEDWRWQADVGQAVEIEKFVSIYTTRDVNEPVRMASQQVLEFAKCGFNELFLESIDEWLSRWDVAAITIEGDEEAQLWANFAAYHLIIAGTPFDGRVSISARTLTGTIYKGHVFWDTEVFMLPFFIYTHPPTARALLMYRYHTLSGARKEAKELSLKGALYAWESTSTGEEMTPEYVIAPTGEVILILSGKMEQHINSAVAYGVWTYWTSTRDDDFFVSAGAEILIETARFWASRAEKKDGVYHIYNVEGPDEYHEIVNDSIYTNLMAAWNIRAAADAVEYMKTHHPEAWLGLKNQVSFDNAELVRWDDVATRMYSDMNEGSNIIEQFEGYFKLKDIDVYAFEPHTAPLDTILGREETAASRLVKQADVVLLLYLLDNEFSEQVIKENYQYYERRTAHGSSLSPSIYGLVAARLGLEALAMRYFHQAGTIDLSNNMGNAAGGVHGAALGGLWQQIIMGFGGVHMHDDGLYVYPKIPAQWKRLTFTLVYRGTELHFDVERERRIKLTIGSGTPPVVGILGRPPKELVSNSVYRAVWDVSAWQEFTQD
- a CDS encoding universal stress protein, giving the protein MRERPAVIVPLDGSGIATNALGAAQAMARIMNAVLYIVHVTGEPLSEMELIEHLKLGQLNIKDFSLHQIIGSDVVDGVLRFAAGVDTKMIVMSSHGYSYNPEHLVGSKTFGVVTRAVDPVMVIRPDMKFIPDASWTPRKMVVPQDGTPTAAAVMDQVFRLAELTGAEVDVLNIGVMGEKRPVEPGTLVIPQYLDHPRYDWPAWASEFVERFYKHRPPGIDLRLFEREGSPAQVMNSFALENGDDLIAIGWHGHFEEQRAPIVKELLQIADEPVVLIWSRE